The following is a genomic window from Hemibagrus wyckioides isolate EC202008001 linkage group LG22, SWU_Hwy_1.0, whole genome shotgun sequence.
TCCAAGTGCATTTGTTTCTTCATTGCTCCGTTcagcctcacacactcatcgTCATATTAGGAGAGTACTGCAGATAAACAGAAACCTTtctcatatacagtataataatggCAAAGGCAAGGAAAGTATTAACTGAGCACCTATGTATTAACAAGCCATATGTACCTATGCCCATGAGCACTGTAATATTATTTGTAAAAGAGtgatatcattttatattaaataaatgtgtataaaaaaCATCTTGCCACATGTGAGAGTTAAAGTGGCTAAGAAATCAAGCAGCCTACAGTGAATTAATCTGTTTACTGaaatataaagtttaatttgttctgAAATTCTGAGTTTATTTTTTAGTTGAAACTTTTTTCTTTGACACAATAGCCtaagaaaatgtaaagaaatggcTTTGTAGACCTCGCATGTATATTGGTTTAAAAGTGAATTAGCAAATTTCTAGCAACCTCTTTAAGCTATAGTCTACATTAATCAAATAACAatgctaatttgcatatatagATTTTCAAACAAAGGCAAGCACCACTCATCCTGATCATATTTTTTAGCTAGACTCTATCTCATAAATGAACTCTCTTCATTTTTCTCCTTCAATGTTCAGACCAAAGAGAAATATCAGAAACCTGGTGACATACGCTCTCGTTCTGAAACGGGTTGAGGAAGCTGCTTGCCATTTCTCCGTCACCTCTTGGCGTACTGGGCTGGGTGTTCATACTCAAGTTCCCAGGGGAGCTCTGggaaatatacaaatatagatAAACTTTCTTTTTCATGCCTTTACATGGACATGAATCAGTCGTTCAGGAAAGTAGAGAAGCCTCTCCTACCTTTGGGAGGCTGTCAATGTCACCTGATGCTGATGACACAAAAAGAAAGGGTTGAAGTCTACTTATGAATGAAATGGAAAGCAGAACATTACTGTAATATTTTACTTAACAGGGTTTTGTCATATGTTGTTCATGATTTTACCCAATGAGCCGTTCAGAGGATGAGCTTCTATTCCTGCAACTCCTCCCATTGCACCATCAACACAAGGACCAACAGGAAACTAAAGTATCATGAAAAAGGTACAATAATATTAACATAATTAAAAGTAGCCCAGCTTGTCCACTTACACAGTACAAGTCaaaattttttaattgttaaaatattaaatcattacGCCTGGTTAGCTTGCTTAGACTTATGTCATCCTTTAACAAACTGCACACTGGATGTGATCATATCAGTTTACAGCTGTTATGATTAATGTAGATATAACAAACTGAGCTCAATGAACAAATGTTAATATAGCAGTATGTTAACTGATTTAACCCAAGCACCAGTCTCTGTAATTAAATCCAGCTGACTAAAGACAGCTAATTATAATGTAAAAATCATGTTCTTGAATGCAGAGGTACTCCAACCATGTTGTCAAGAGGGTGCTGGATGGGTCTTACATTCGGCCTGTTTCCATTCGGAGGGATCGAAgtcatcacactgtacatgtTGTCTCCTGAACTGGTTGACTCTAAATGAACAGATAATAAGATTATTTAACAGTTATAATTTGAAGACAGACCAATAAAGCATTATTACTTAAAGTACAATCTAATACAACTTGtgcacacctgatcatcacaccccatatgtgcttgttaaacatcccattccagattcaGTCCCTACTTAGTGGCTATAAAAACCTTCATTCTTTTAGAAAGGTCTTTCCACTAGAGCTAAGAATGTTGCTTGGGGATCTGtgctcattcagtcagtcaagTGAGGAGGCCTGGAATGTAGTCAGTGTTTCACTTAATCTCAAAGTATTAAGTGGTGTTGAGGTCGGGGCTCTGTGCATGTCACTGGAGTGCTTCCAAACCAAACTTGGCAAACTGTGTCTTAATGAAacatgctttgtgcacaggggcactgtcatgctggaacgtTGAAGTGAAATTGTCGTGCCACAGGATACAAAAATATTCTAGACAATCATGTGCCCACATATGGAGTTTTGGCCATGTTGAGTATTTTAACAGTCTGCCTCTGTGATGTCTCAAATCTTCCCTCTGAACATTTTGATTGATGGTTTAAAGATGATGATGCTCTTAAGGCAGGGATGTGATATGGGATCAGTGTTTTACCTGCGGGACTGGGCATAACCGGTGTCCCTGGAGCTCCTCCTCCACTTCCTGTTGGACCCTATGAATACACTTAGTGAGTTTGGTCAAACTGTCTGGATTCTCTTTTTAATGTGGATTAGATTTTCTTTGTCAAGAGAATACCTACTGTGTAACTTCCTGGAGATGAGGATGAGTATGGAATCTGCAGTAAAAAACAAAGataaagagagtgtgtgaaaagacagtttttatatatttaatactttATTGTAAGTGTTTTCTGGCAGTGGCTTTGATTGGGTTCTAGTACTCACTGAGTTGGCATTTGGAGGATTTATCCAAGACCTTCCTCCTCCTGGAGCCCTACACATATCATAACAGAGCAGAAACAGCAGTTCCAGCCTCCCGCATGCAATGGACAGATGAATTGTTGATGTGTGGGAAAAATATGAGGGGAGTCATTAAAACTAGGGTGGCACACTCACATGCCAGGCATTGCTGGTCCCATTAATGAATGTACAGGAGGCCTCATTCCACCTGCCAAGTTCTGTAAAGAAGCCATCAACATTGGATCGCCAGTTTAATCATAAATTTGTAGTTATACCCAGCCATAACTGTGTATGAGCTGCAGAGAGGATATGGGAAGCAAACCTGTGGCCCAATAGGAACCATTCCTCTTGGAGGCATCATTCTCTGCATTGGCCCATTCATGTGAAGATGACCTGAGAAAGAGTGAAAATGCTTAAAACATATAGAAGGAAAGTATCAGCAGTAAAAGCTCAGGATGATACTGTGGGCATTGATATCTCATGGGTTAAGATCCTGAGCTAGATGTAATATCTttttgagttcaaatcctgGAGACTTTTCAAAGagccactgctgagcccttaatcctcaactgCTTCATTCATATGTATGGACTGTAACTGTGTCTCAATTGTAATTCTCTTTGGttaaaggtgtctgccaaataaataaatgtgttaaaatataaACCCTTCGTACTGAGAACAGTGGGAAAAACTTACCTGGCTGTCTCATAGGATCCATTCCACTTAAAATTGGCTGGTTGCCTGGACCCATTGCCTGtaaaaaaacttttaatacTTAGTGTGTCACAATATCTTTATAATGgctatacactgaccaggcaaaacattatgaccacctgccatatattgtgttggtcccctttttgctgccaaaacagccctgacccaccaTGCACTGTGTAATGACATctgtctatcagaaccagcattaacttcttcagcagtttgagcaacagtagctaaTCTGTTGTATCAGGCTacatggaccagccttcgctccccatgtgcatcgatgagccttggccgcccatgaccctgtcgctggttcaccactattccttctttggaccacttttgatagatactgaccactgcagaccgggaacaccccacaagagctgcagttttggagatgctctgatccaattgtctagcaatcacaatttggcccttgtcaaactcgctcaaatccttaagcttgtccatttttcctgcttctaacacatcaactttgaggacaaaatgttcacttgctgcctgatatatcccacccactaacaggtgccatgatgaggagataatcagtgttattcacttcacctctcaatggttataatgttatggctgatcggtgtatagtaaTTGAAGGACAAGTGAAATTTGCACTAGAGATGACAGACTGTACCTGACTTGGCATTCTGAGAGGAGCTCTTGGGCCTCCAGGGCAACGGGGGGACATGAACTGCTGTGAAAATGCAAGCAAATAGACCTCTGAAAAAAAAGGCTATATCCCACCCAGCTGAGACTGGGTGGAATATACTGGAAACAAATGAGCAAAGTCTCACTGTAAATGGAAAAAAGTTAACATGCTTATTGGTTTGTTCCTTTTAATAAGAGAAGAAGTAGGAATAAATAGACAAAGCATAATGACTGTAACTAACGACCACAGGTGGAAAAGCACCACCAGAGGGCAATGTGAGACCTACTTTCATCaaaaaaatcagctttacaCAATCTGTCTAACATTATGGCATTTAAAATGCACTTCATTAACCTGTTTAACCCTGTGCAGATTTAGGATCTTACGGTACACCCAAAAATATTATCCAgcatctaaataataataataataataataaaaaaaaaaaaacaaagcaccaCAGGCAAAGAATGGCCAGTGAGTGCTGCTTTCATGATGTTCTTAGACACAGACTGTACTTTTAAAGGGCAAATAAATCAGTAGCCtctgattcctgttcttggctagCAGAAGTGGTACCtcatgtggtcttctgctgctgtagtCCAGCTGCCAAAAGGTTTGACGcaatgttgtgcattctgaggtGCTTGTCTGCTCACTATGTATGTAAAGCG
Proteins encoded in this region:
- the ssbp2a gene encoding single-stranded DNA-binding protein 2 isoform X2; protein product: MYSKSVRVPSDSQAREKLALYVYEYLLHVGAQKSAQTFLSEIRWEKNITLGEPPGFLHSWWCVFWDLYCAAPERRETCEHSSEAKAFHDYVSDLLMSAAAVSSPASGNLPPGDGMPLPPGFFQQFMSPRCPGGPRAPLRMPSQAMGPGNQPILSGMDPMRQPGHLHMNGPMQRMMPPRGMVPIGPQNLAGGMRPPVHSLMGPAMPGMAPGGGRSWINPPNANSIPYSSSSPGSYTGPTGSGGGAPGTPVMPSPAESTSSGDNMYSVMTSIPPNGNRPNFPVGPCVDGAMGGVAGIEAHPLNGSLASGDIDSLPKSSPGNLSMNTQPSTPRGDGEMASSFLNPFQNESYSPNMTMSV
- the ssbp2a gene encoding single-stranded DNA-binding protein 2 isoform X4, with amino-acid sequence MYSKSVRVPSDSQAREKLALYVYEYLLHVGAQKSAQTFLSEIRWEKNITLGEPPGFLHSWWCVFWDLYCAAPERRETCEHSSEAKAFHDYSAAAVSSPASGNLPPGDGMPLPPGFFQQFMSPRCPGGPRAPLRMPSQAMGPGNQPILSGMDPMRQPGHLHMNGPMQRMMPPRGMVPIGPQNLAGGMRPPVHSLMGPAMPGMAPGGGRSWINPPNANSIPYSSSSPGSYTGPTGSGGGAPGTPVMPSPAESTSSGDNMYSVMTSIPPNGNRPNFPVGPCVDGAMGGVAGIEAHPLNGSLASGDIDSLPKSSPGNLSMNTQPSTPRGDGEMASSFLNPFQNESYSPNMTMSV
- the ssbp2a gene encoding single-stranded DNA-binding protein 2 isoform X3, with amino-acid sequence MYSKSVRVPSDSQAREKLALYVYEYLLHVGAQKSAQTFLSEIRWEKNITLGEPPGFLHSWWCVFWDLYCAAPERRETCEHSSEAKAFHDYSAAAVSSPASGNLPPGDGMPLPPGFFQQFMSPRCPGGPRAPLRMPSQAMGPGNQPILSGMDPMRQPGHLHMNGPMQRMMPPRGMVPIGPQNLAGGMRPPVHSLMGPAMPGMAPGGGRSWINPPNANSIPYSSSSPGSYTGPTGSGGGAPGTPVMPSPAESTSSGDNMYSVMTSIPPNGNRPNFPVGPCVDGAMGGVAGIEAHPLNGSLASGDIDSLPKSSPGNLSMNTQPSTPRGDGEMASSFLNPFQNESVCHQYSPNMTMSV
- the ssbp2a gene encoding single-stranded DNA-binding protein 2 isoform X1, with the translated sequence MYSKSVRVPSDSQAREKLALYVYEYLLHVGAQKSAQTFLSEIRWEKNITLGEPPGFLHSWWCVFWDLYCAAPERRETCEHSSEAKAFHDYVSDLLMSAAAVSSPASGNLPPGDGMPLPPGFFQQFMSPRCPGGPRAPLRMPSQAMGPGNQPILSGMDPMRQPGHLHMNGPMQRMMPPRGMVPIGPQNLAGGMRPPVHSLMGPAMPGMAPGGGRSWINPPNANSIPYSSSSPGSYTGPTGSGGGAPGTPVMPSPAESTSSGDNMYSVMTSIPPNGNRPNFPVGPCVDGAMGGVAGIEAHPLNGSLASGDIDSLPKSSPGNLSMNTQPSTPRGDGEMASSFLNPFQNESVCHQYSPNMTMSV